One Bombina bombina isolate aBomBom1 unplaced genomic scaffold, aBomBom1.pri scaffold_776, whole genome shotgun sequence genomic window carries:
- the LOC128643494 gene encoding retinal rod rhodopsin-sensitive cGMP 3',5'-cyclic phosphodiesterase subunit gamma codes for MNLEPAKSELKSATRVTGGPATPRKGPPKFKQRQTRQFKSKPPKKGVQGFGDDIPGMEGLGTDITVICPWEAFNHLELHELAQYGII; via the exons ATGAACCTAGAACCTGCAAAGTCAGAACTCAAGTCAGCCACTCGTGTAACAGGGGGACCAGCCACCCCCAGGAAAGGACCACCCAAATTTAAGCAGCGACAAACCAGGCAGTTCAAAAGCAAACCCCCTAAAAAAGGAGTGCAAGg ATTTGGAGATGATATCCCTGGGATGGAGGGGCTTGGAACAg ACATCACCGTTATTTGCCCCTGGGAAGCCTTCAACCACCTGGAACTACACGAGCTGGCCCAGTATGGCATCATTTAG